In Juglans microcarpa x Juglans regia isolate MS1-56 chromosome 8D, Jm3101_v1.0, whole genome shotgun sequence, the following are encoded in one genomic region:
- the LOC121243708 gene encoding 40S ribosomal protein S12-like, translating to MSGEEGSVATETTPAPLGETMDITTALQLVLRKSLAHGGLARGLHEGAKVIEKHTAQLCVLAEDCDQPDYVKLVKALCADHSVKLMTVPSAKTLGEWAGLCKIDSEGKARKVVGCSCVVVKDFGEQTEGYNVIQEYVKSH from the exons ATGTCGGg AGAAGAAGGTTCTGTTGCAACTGAGACTACACCCGCACCTTTGGGTGAAACCATGGATATCACGACTGCCTTGCAGCTTGTGCTGAGGAAGTCACTTGCTCATGGAGGGCTTGCACGAGGGCTGCATGAAGGTGCCAAGGTGATTGAAAAGCACACTGCTCAGCTCTGTGTACTAGCTGAGGATTGCGACCAGCCAGATTATGTTAAGCTGGTGAAGGCTCTTTGTGCCGATCACAGTGTCAAATTAATGACAGTGCCTAGTGCTAAAACTCTTGGCGAGTGGGCTGGT TTGTGTAAAATTGATTCTGAAGGGAAAGCGAGAAAGGTTGTTGGTTGCTCCTGCGTTGTAGTTAAG GATTTTGGAGAGCAGACAGAGGGTTACAATGTTATCCAGGAGTATGTGAAGTCccattaa
- the LOC121243705 gene encoding replication termination factor 2 — protein sequence MTLQIFVQSPEPQVPSQTLTLTPSSTQTLHHLKLSLLPKPLTESFSSSFYFTLNGKPLPDSTLLESPQIAPLSTLVLRYRLSGGGGDGGATGAESRDCYLNMYAERKPDKVDPNEQKLSKWTNCALSNEPLREPCVIDRLGNVFNKEALVEALLGKKLPKEFGYIRGLKDMITVRFSRVPGAAESDENAGGRTLFQCPITGLEINGKYRFLALRNCGHVLSAKALKEVKSSACLVCHEEFQESDKIVINGSEEEVAVLRERMMEEKSKVREKKVKKNGEEGVGLEMSRLSGRKHGIDVKAVEKVASGKLDANGKSANDGVVKESLKRFKAGDMAPANATKEVYASIFTSSKKSNFKETYSCRSLPLGRN from the coding sequence ATGACTCTTCAAATCTTCGTCCAATCCCCTGAGCCACAAGTTCCTTCCCAGACCCTTACTCTAACTCCATCTTCAACACAAACCCTCCACcatctcaagctctctctcctccccaAACCCTTGACCGAATCCTTTTCCTCCTCATTCTACTTCACCCTCAATGGCAAGCCCCTCCCTGACTCCACCCTGCTCGAAAGTCCCCAAATTGCCCCTCTTTCGACTCTGGTTTTACGCTACAGACTTTCCGGCGGTGGCGGCGATGGTGGTGCCACCGGGGCTGAGTCCCGTGATTGCTATCTCAACATGTACGCGGAGCGAAAGCCCGATAAGGTCGACCCCAACGAGCAGAAGCTATCTAAGTGGACAAATTGCGCGCTCTCTAACGAGCCATTGAGGGAACCCTGCGTAATCGATCGGCTCGGTAATGTTTTCAACAAGGAAGCGCTTGTGGAGGCGCTTCTGGGCAAGAAATTGCCCAAGGAATTCGGATATATCAGGGGCTTGAAGGACATGATTACAGTTAGGTTTTCGAGGGTTCCAGGGGCGGCAGAATCAGATGAAAACGCGGGCGGCAGGACGCTGTTTCAGTGCCCAATTACCGGGCTCGAGATTAACGGAAAGTATAGGTTTTTGGCTTTGAGGAATTGTGGGCATGTTTTGAGTGCGAAGGCCTTGAAGGAAGTGAAGTCCTCGGCATGCCTTGTATGTCACGAGGAGTTTCAGGAATCGGATAAGATTGTGATAAACGGGAGCGAGGAGGAGGTGGCGGTGTTGAGGGAGAGGATGATGGAGGAGAAGTCGAAGGTGagggagaagaaagtgaagaagaATGGGGAGGAAGGTGTGGGATTGGAGATGTCACGTTTGAGTGGTAGGAAGCATGGGATCGATGTGAAGGCGGTGGAGAAGGTGGCTTCCGGTAAATTGGATGCAAATGGGAAGTCTGCCAATGATGGGGTGGTTAAAGAATCACTGAAGCGATTCAAGGCAGGGGATATGGCCCCGGCGAATGCTACCAAGGAAGTGTATGCTTCGATATTTACGTCGTCTAAGAAGTCAAATTTTAAGGAAACATATTCTTGCAGATCTCTGCCGCTTGGTAGGAACTGA
- the LOC121243706 gene encoding LOW QUALITY PROTEIN: probable CCR4-associated factor 1 homolog 7 (The sequence of the model RefSeq protein was modified relative to this genomic sequence to represent the inferred CDS: inserted 1 base in 1 codon) has translation MSILPRSDSIHIREVWNDNLEEELVLVRNIVDDYPYIAMDTEFPGIVLRPVGQFKSNVEYNYQNLKGNVDLLKLIQLGLTFSDEKGNLPTCGTDKYCVWQFNFREFDPSEDVYANDSIELLSQSGIDFNKNKEKGVDARRFSELLMSSGXVLNDNVHWVTFHSGYDFGYLLKLLTCQNLPDTQSGFFNLIKIYFPVLYDIKHLMRFCNSLHGGLNKLAEQLEVERIGSCHQAGSDSLLTCCTFMKLKESFFNGSPEKYAGVLYGLGVENGQGTY, from the exons ATGTCAATTTTGCCAAGAAGCGATTCGATTCACATCCGGGAAGTTTGGAATGATAATCTTGAAGAAGAACTTGTTTTGGTTCGGAATATTGTAGACGATTACCCTTATATTGCAATGGATACTGAGTTTCCGGGGATCGTGCTTCGCCCTGTAGGACAATTCAAGAGCAACGTTGAGTATAATTACCAGAACCTTAAGGGCAATGTTGATCTCTTGAAGTTAATTCAGTTAGGTCTTACTTTTTCGGATGAGAAAGGGAACCTTCCCACTTGTGGGACTGATAAGTATTGCGTGTGGCAATTCAATTTCCGGGAATTTGATCCCAGTGAGGATGTGTATGCCAATGACTCCATTGAGCTGTTATCCCAGAGTGGCATTGATTTCAATAAGAACAAAGAGAAGGGTGTTGATGCTCGTCGGTTTAGTGAATTGTTGATGTCTTCGG TTGTGTTGAATGATAATGTCCATTGGGTTACTTTCCATAGTGGGTATGATTTTGGATACTTGCTCAAGTTGCTTACTTGCCAGAATCTTCCCGATACGCAGTCAGGGTTCTTTAATCTGATCAAGATCTATTTTCCTGTGCTTTATGATATCAAGCATTTGATGAGGTTCTGTAACAGCCTTCACGGCGGATTGAACAAGCTTGCGGAGCAATTGGAAGTGGAGAGAATCGGTAGTTGTCACCAAGCTGGTTCGGATAGTTTGCTTACTTGTTGTACTTTCATGAAACTGAAAGAGAGTTTCTTTAATGGGTCACCTGAAAAATATGCTGGTGTATTGTATGGTCTTGGTGTTGAGAATGGACAGGGTACAtattga
- the LOC121243707 gene encoding trafficking protein particle complex subunit 5, producing MNTRTSWKSLNLRKNTGREEAEEGQTMIGVGKIKQYSNVLDKPLAKGKQEVSLSAFAFLFSELVQYNQTQVDNIAELERRLEDAGYAVGARVLELLCHRDKGNRRETRLLGILSFVHSTVWKVLFGKVADSLEKGTEHEDEYMISEKELLVNRFISIPKDMGTFNCGAFVAGIVRGVLDSAGFPAVVTAHFVPMEGQQRPRTTILIKFAEEVLRREARLG from the exons ATGAACACTCGCACATCTTGGAAGTCCTTGAATCTGAGAAAAAATACAGGTAGAGAAGAAGCTGAAGAGGGACAAACGATGATCGGAGTAGGGAAGATCAAGCAGTACTCCAACGTTCTCGACAAGCCCCTTGCCAAGGGCAAGCAAGAG GTGAGTTTGAGTGCGTTTGCCTTCTTGTTTTCGGAGCTTGTGCAGTATAATCAGACGCAGGTGGACAATATCGCCGAGTTAGAAAGAAG GCTGGAGGATGCAGGCTATGCTGTCGGTGCTCGAGTTTTGGAACTTCTTTGCCATAGGGATAAG GGAAATAGAAGGGAAACGCGATTGCTGGGCATTCTCTCCTTTGTACACAGTACAGTGTGGAAGGTGTTATTTGGAAAG GTGGCTGACTCGCTTGAGAAAGGCACCGAACATGAAGATGAATACATGATCAGTGAAAAGGAGCTCCTTGTTAACAG ATTTATTTCGATTCCAAAAGACATGGGAACATTTAATTGTGGGGCGTTTGTTGCTGGAATAGTAAGG GGTGTTTTGGACAGTGCTGGTTTTCCAGCTGTTGTCACAGCTCATTTTGTGCCAATGGAAGGTCAGCAGCGACCCCGGACTaccattttgataaaatttgcTGAAGAG GTACTACGAAGGGAAGCGAGGTTAGGTTAA